In the Brienomyrus brachyistius isolate T26 chromosome 20, BBRACH_0.4, whole genome shotgun sequence genome, one interval contains:
- the chst3a gene encoding carbohydrate sulfotransferase 3a isoform X1, translating into MRFKYTISLLFIVALVIIEKENNIISRVSDKLAQRQTPQSPLPSNFSGLALLNGSYSSLSELDSAFKHIKRRLENYTKQLDNLQGGKKHIILMATTRTGSSFVGEFFNQQGSNMFYLFEPLWHVEKMLTLETGGTNASASATAYRDVLQQLFLCDFTLLESFLEPHPKNHITTTLFRRESSNSLCEEPVCTPFVKKVFERYYCKIRRCGPLNLTLASESCRQKDHRAIKTVRVRQLETLRPLVENPSLDVKLIQLVRDPRAVLASRMVAFSIKYKNWKKWAVDGEVPFDDEEVKKLKGNCDNIRASAELGLKQPDWLQQRYMLVRYEDIARYPMQKAAEMYRFTGIPFTSQVKQWILKNTQASKDGGVYSTRKNSLEHVEKWRFSIPFKLAKVVQRVCGSAMKLFGYRIVHNEAMLTDKSISLIEEKNFNQKK; encoded by the coding sequence GGTCTCCGATAAGCTCGCCCAAAGGCAGACTCCTCAGTCCCCACTGCCGTCCAATTTTTCAGGCCTTGCCCTGCTTAATGGCTCCTACTCCTCTCTTAGCGAGCTGGACTCTGCATTCAAACATATAAAGAGACGTCTGGAGAATTACACCAAGCAGCTGGACAATCTACAGGGTGGGAAGAAGCACATCATCTTGATGGCCACCACTAGGACTGGCTCCTCGTTTGTTGGCGAGTTTTTCAACCAGCAAGGCAGCAATATGTTCTACCTGTTTGAGCCACTATGGCATGTGGAGAAAATGCTAACCCTGGAGACCGGTGGAACTAATGCGTCTGCTTCAGCTACGGCCTACCGAGATGTACTCCAACAGCTCTTTTTGTGTGATTTCACCCTGTTGGAGAGTTTCCTTGAGCCCCATCCCAAGAATCACATCACCACCACTCTGTTCCGTAGGGAGTCTAGCAACTCCCTGTGTGAGGAACCAGTGTGCACCCCATTCGTCAAGAAGGTCTTCGAGAGATATTACTGTAAGATCAGACGGTGTGGGCCATTAAACCTTACTCTGGCCTCCGAGTCATGCCGCCAAAAAGATCACCGTGCCATCAAGACAGTTCGGGTGCGTCAGCTAGAGACATTGCGGCCACTTGTGGAGAACCCCTCCCTAGATGTCAAGCTTATCCAGTTGGTGCGTGACCCGCGAGCTGTCCTGGCCTCGAGGATGGTAGCCTTTTCTATTAAGTACAAGAATTGGAAGAAATGGGCTGTGGATGGGGAAGTTCCCTTCGATGATGAGgaagtaaaaaaattaaaaggaaATTGTGATAATATCAGGGCGTCTGCTGAGCTGGGCTTGAAGCAGCCAGATTGGCTTCAACAACGGTACATGCTGGTGCGCTATGAGGACATAGCCAGATACCCCATGCAGAAAGCAGCAGAGATGTACAGGTTTACTGGGATCCCGTTCACCTCTCAAGTGAAACAATGGATCCTTAAAAATACCCAAGCTTCAAAGGATGGTGGTGTGTACTCAACTCGGAAAAACTCATTGGAGCATGTGGAGAAATGGAGATTCAGTATTCCATTCAAATTGGCCAAAGTTGTGCAGCGGGTCTGTGGATCAGCTATGAAGTTATTCGGGTATAGGATTGTGCATAATGAAGCTATGCTAACTGACAAATCTATCAGCTTGATCGAGGAAAAGAATTTTAATCAGA
- the chst3a gene encoding carbohydrate sulfotransferase 3a isoform X2, which translates to MRFKYTISLLFIVALVIIEKENNIISSELDSAFKHIKRRLENYTKQLDNLQGGKKHIILMATTRTGSSFVGEFFNQQGSNMFYLFEPLWHVEKMLTLETGGTNASASATAYRDVLQQLFLCDFTLLESFLEPHPKNHITTTLFRRESSNSLCEEPVCTPFVKKVFERYYCKIRRCGPLNLTLASESCRQKDHRAIKTVRVRQLETLRPLVENPSLDVKLIQLVRDPRAVLASRMVAFSIKYKNWKKWAVDGEVPFDDEEVKKLKGNCDNIRASAELGLKQPDWLQQRYMLVRYEDIARYPMQKAAEMYRFTGIPFTSQVKQWILKNTQASKDGGVYSTRKNSLEHVEKWRFSIPFKLAKVVQRVCGSAMKLFGYRIVHNEAMLTDKSISLIEEKNFNQKK; encoded by the coding sequence CGAGCTGGACTCTGCATTCAAACATATAAAGAGACGTCTGGAGAATTACACCAAGCAGCTGGACAATCTACAGGGTGGGAAGAAGCACATCATCTTGATGGCCACCACTAGGACTGGCTCCTCGTTTGTTGGCGAGTTTTTCAACCAGCAAGGCAGCAATATGTTCTACCTGTTTGAGCCACTATGGCATGTGGAGAAAATGCTAACCCTGGAGACCGGTGGAACTAATGCGTCTGCTTCAGCTACGGCCTACCGAGATGTACTCCAACAGCTCTTTTTGTGTGATTTCACCCTGTTGGAGAGTTTCCTTGAGCCCCATCCCAAGAATCACATCACCACCACTCTGTTCCGTAGGGAGTCTAGCAACTCCCTGTGTGAGGAACCAGTGTGCACCCCATTCGTCAAGAAGGTCTTCGAGAGATATTACTGTAAGATCAGACGGTGTGGGCCATTAAACCTTACTCTGGCCTCCGAGTCATGCCGCCAAAAAGATCACCGTGCCATCAAGACAGTTCGGGTGCGTCAGCTAGAGACATTGCGGCCACTTGTGGAGAACCCCTCCCTAGATGTCAAGCTTATCCAGTTGGTGCGTGACCCGCGAGCTGTCCTGGCCTCGAGGATGGTAGCCTTTTCTATTAAGTACAAGAATTGGAAGAAATGGGCTGTGGATGGGGAAGTTCCCTTCGATGATGAGgaagtaaaaaaattaaaaggaaATTGTGATAATATCAGGGCGTCTGCTGAGCTGGGCTTGAAGCAGCCAGATTGGCTTCAACAACGGTACATGCTGGTGCGCTATGAGGACATAGCCAGATACCCCATGCAGAAAGCAGCAGAGATGTACAGGTTTACTGGGATCCCGTTCACCTCTCAAGTGAAACAATGGATCCTTAAAAATACCCAAGCTTCAAAGGATGGTGGTGTGTACTCAACTCGGAAAAACTCATTGGAGCATGTGGAGAAATGGAGATTCAGTATTCCATTCAAATTGGCCAAAGTTGTGCAGCGGGTCTGTGGATCAGCTATGAAGTTATTCGGGTATAGGATTGTGCATAATGAAGCTATGCTAACTGACAAATCTATCAGCTTGATCGAGGAAAAGAATTTTAATCAGA